The following coding sequences are from one Capsicum annuum cultivar UCD-10X-F1 chromosome 3, UCD10Xv1.1, whole genome shotgun sequence window:
- the LOC124896806 gene encoding uncharacterized protein LOC124896806, whose amino-acid sequence MHKRFHFDFIGLIEPFQEGQSIEEYKRRLRMKHAATNVSGKIWVFIESNMEVTIISDEEQQLTLRLQNQQIIGGDFNVIRHAEEKLGGLPVTFEETEDFNHCISSCNLEEVQFKGSKFTWWNERIEDECIFKRLDRFLVNNKIQDLFPVLEVENLPRSGSDHAPVLLYCNTVQEQIIKPFKFLNFWLKKNSCMEVIKQIWKEKAFGNPFMIFHQKLKRTKVALTKWSKQSFGNIFQEIATLEEVIKIKENQFEENPPGENRASLFKIQVELIVQLKKEEEYWKQKTEFQWFKEGENNTKFFHAIVLGRRSRLKISRIQNENTE is encoded by the exons ATGCATAAAAGGTTTCACTTTGATTTCATTGGTCTAATAGAACCTTTTCAAGAGGGGCAAAGTATTGAGGAGTATAAAAGAAGACTGAGGATGAAACATGCAGCAACAAATGTATCAGGGAAGATATGGGTTTTCATTGAGTCAAACATGGAGGTTACCATAATCAGTGATGAGGAGCAACAACTTACACTCAGGTTACAAAATCAGCAG ATTATAGGAGGTGATTTTAATGTAATTAGGCATGCAGAAGAGAAGCTTGGTGGCTTACCAGTTACTTTTGAGGAAACAGAGGACTTTAATCACTGCATAAGTAGCTGTAATTTAGAAGAAGTTCAATTTAAGGGAAGCAAGTTTACATGGTGGAATGAAAGAATAGAAGATGAATGCATTTTCAAAAGATTGGATAGATTTTTGGTAAATAATAAGATTCAGGATCTCTTTCCAGTATTGGAAGTAGAAAACTTACCAAGAAGCGGTTCTGATCATGCTCCCGTGTTACTTTACTGCAATACTGTTCAGGAGCAGATAATCaaaccttttaaatttttaaatttctggCTTAAGAAGAATTCTTGTATGGAGGTTATTAAGCAGATCTGGAAAGAGAAAGCTTTTGGTAATCcattcatgatttttcatcagaAACTCAAGAGAACCAAGGTTGCACTGACTAAGTGGAGTAAGCAAtcttttggaaatattttccaaGAGATAGCTACTCTAGAGGAAGTTATCAAAATTAAAGAGAATCAGTTTGAAGAGAATCCACCAGGAGAGAATAGAGCTTCTTTATTCAAGATTCAGGTTGAACTGATAGTGcaattgaaaaaagaagaagaatactgGAAGCAAAAAACTGAATTTCAGTGGTTCAAAGAGGGTGAGAATAATACAAAATTCTTTCATGCTATTGTACTGGGTAGAAGATCAAGATTAAAGATTAGCAGAATACAGAATGAGAATACAGAATGA